One genomic segment of Bradyrhizobium diazoefficiens includes these proteins:
- the ectB gene encoding diaminobutyrate--2-oxoglutarate transaminase — protein MNTDLFAAHESNVRRYGRSFPTVFTKALGATIWDEGGKNYIDFLVGSGALNYGHNNPSILTPGIEYLASGNILLSLDMYTAAKRDFIEVFVESILKPRGLSYKIQFPGPTGTNANEAALALARKYTGRSSVMAFSNAFHGMSLGSLAVSGSASTKDLGGVPRHDVIRMPYDSYPNEAFNSASYIDCVLGDPGSGIEMPAAIILETIQAEGGMNSASAAWLAEIQRICRKYGIVFIVDDIQAGAGRTGDFFSFEFAKIEPDIVCLSKSLSGSGNPLAIVLIRPDMDIWNPGEHSGTFRGNNLAFVTAGAMCKMWSNKQFVASVERTAINLQEHLDRLVTKFSSLIEQKRGRGLMAGLKCRSHAVVGRVHDVAFENGLLIESSGPNRDVIKVLPPITITDDELNRGIAILNQALQEQANGNCPSIPSPSDLASCNQ, from the coding sequence ATGAATACCGATCTCTTCGCGGCTCATGAGTCCAACGTTCGTCGTTATGGGCGCTCGTTTCCCACAGTCTTCACAAAGGCCCTTGGCGCAACGATCTGGGATGAGGGGGGTAAGAACTATATCGATTTTCTTGTGGGATCCGGCGCACTGAATTACGGACACAACAATCCCAGCATTCTTACACCAGGAATTGAATATCTCGCTAGCGGGAACATTCTGTTGTCGCTTGATATGTACACGGCGGCAAAGCGTGACTTCATTGAAGTGTTTGTCGAGTCAATCCTGAAACCCAGGGGCCTTTCGTACAAGATACAGTTTCCTGGACCGACCGGCACAAACGCTAACGAAGCTGCGCTCGCGCTAGCGCGAAAATATACAGGCCGGTCGAGCGTCATGGCCTTCTCAAATGCATTCCACGGCATGTCGCTCGGTTCCTTGGCGGTATCTGGTTCTGCGTCGACCAAGGATTTGGGTGGCGTTCCTCGCCACGATGTAATCCGCATGCCATATGACAGCTATCCGAACGAAGCTTTTAATTCCGCGAGCTACATTGACTGCGTGCTGGGAGATCCCGGCAGTGGCATAGAGATGCCCGCTGCAATCATTCTGGAAACGATCCAGGCAGAAGGCGGCATGAACTCGGCTTCCGCAGCGTGGCTCGCAGAAATTCAGCGCATTTGCCGTAAGTACGGCATTGTCTTCATCGTCGACGACATTCAGGCAGGGGCAGGACGTACGGGCGATTTCTTTTCTTTTGAGTTCGCGAAGATCGAACCCGACATCGTGTGCCTTTCGAAATCCTTGAGCGGTTCCGGTAATCCGCTCGCCATTGTTCTGATCCGACCCGACATGGATATATGGAATCCGGGAGAACATAGCGGGACCTTTAGAGGCAACAATCTAGCCTTCGTGACCGCGGGGGCCATGTGCAAGATGTGGTCGAACAAGCAGTTCGTTGCGAGCGTCGAGCGGACGGCCATCAACTTGCAAGAACACCTTGATCGCCTTGTCACGAAGTTTTCCAGTCTCATTGAACAAAAGCGCGGGCGGGGTCTGATGGCCGGCCTCAAGTGCCGCTCACACGCCGTTGTCGGCCGCGTGCACGATGTCGCCTTTGAAAATGGCCTGCTCATCGAATCGTCAGGGCCAAATCGCGACGTCATCAAAGTCCTGCCGCCGATAACGATCACCGACGACGAACTCAATCGCGGCATCGCCATCCTTAATCAAGCACTACAGGAGCAAGCCAATGGTAACTGCCCAAGTATCCCAAGCCCCAGCGACCTCGCCTCTTGCAATCAGTGA
- a CDS encoding 2OG-Fe(II)-dependent halogenase WelO5 family protein, whose amino-acid sequence MVTAQVSQAPATSPLAISERTGSISTAEIISILKGEITGLHIKQGFSLEVAEEITANFTRSPGLKERKDGVPGQYIGASHYRKDAASYFAEAENEQPFVDALFGNLVDPVRGLFDALRRELHKHGIELRLASSKYGQANICRAICWSGTGTYVLEPHDDLAQVLCAGDLAAVAKNTVVALNFYPSMPEAGGDLRIWSHKPTAADRKSQGVEATGYPYSTAYLEAVPSHEFKLQAGDIALIDGGFIHGVTRQLGDGKRRLLLNCFFGFARPDLVLWWT is encoded by the coding sequence ATGGTAACTGCCCAAGTATCCCAAGCCCCAGCGACCTCGCCTCTTGCAATCAGTGAGCGGACTGGCTCAATCAGCACTGCGGAGATTATCTCAATCCTGAAAGGTGAGATCACCGGCTTGCACATCAAACAAGGCTTCAGTCTCGAAGTAGCCGAGGAGATCACCGCGAACTTTACTCGAAGTCCCGGTCTCAAGGAGCGGAAAGATGGCGTTCCCGGACAGTATATCGGCGCATCTCACTACAGGAAGGATGCAGCCAGCTATTTCGCAGAGGCAGAGAATGAGCAGCCGTTCGTCGACGCCCTCTTTGGCAATTTGGTTGATCCGGTCCGCGGATTGTTCGACGCGTTGAGGCGCGAGCTTCACAAGCACGGCATTGAATTGCGGCTGGCCAGCTCAAAGTACGGCCAGGCTAACATTTGTCGCGCTATCTGTTGGTCTGGCACCGGAACGTATGTTTTGGAGCCTCACGATGACCTTGCTCAGGTCCTATGCGCCGGCGACCTGGCTGCTGTGGCCAAAAACACCGTTGTAGCGCTCAACTTCTATCCTAGCATGCCCGAGGCAGGTGGCGATCTGAGGATCTGGAGCCATAAGCCGACAGCTGCCGACCGAAAGTCGCAGGGTGTCGAAGCCACGGGCTATCCCTATTCGACAGCTTATCTGGAGGCCGTTCCTTCTCACGAGTTCAAGCTTCAGGCCGGGGATATCGCTCTGATCGATGGCGGCTTCATTCACGGCGTCACCCGACAATTAGGGGATGGTAAGCGTCGCCTGCTGCTGAACTGCTTCTTCGGGTTTGCAAGGCCCGATCTTGTTCTTTGGTGGACCTAA